From one Neovison vison isolate M4711 chromosome 1, ASM_NN_V1, whole genome shotgun sequence genomic stretch:
- the LOC122912794 gene encoding olfactory receptor 14A16-like, which produces MNNGTDKESHILKFEENLSKKIIMPDKLTNVTLITRFLLMGFPDDQVLQRLFAAFFSLVYLAALMGNLLIITLTTTDQRLQTPMYFFLKYLSLIDICYISVTVSKSIINSLTNSHSISFVGCASQVFLVVSFAGTEFALLLVMSYDRYAAICCPLHYEAIMNRGACMQMVTTSWFSGFVYGSIHVAGTFSVHFCGPNIVHQFFCDIPSLLTLACSGEQILEYVLIIVSFCFVFVCFTFMVASYVFIVSTVLRIPSPQGRFRTFSTCMPHLTVVSMFLSSVYIAHLGLNSKSPSSLNVFMSVLYSLLPPSLNPVIYSLRNRDMRVVLWKFFGEKVTLSI; this is translated from the coding sequence ATGAATAATGGAACCGATAAAGAAAGTCATATTCTGAAGTTTGAAgaaaatttatcaaaaaaaattatCATGCCTGATAAATTAACCAATGTGACCCTAATAACAAGATTTTTGCTCATGGGATTCCCTGATGATCAGGTGCTACAGAGACTTTTTGCTGCATTCTTCTCCCTGGTTTACCTGGCAGCACTGATGGGGAATCTCCTCATTATCACCCTCACGACCACTGACCAGCGTCTCCAaacccccatgtacttcttcctgaaATATTTGTCTTTGATTGATATCTGTTacatctctgtcactgtctccaAATCCATCATAAACTCTCTGACCAACAGCCATTCTATCTCCTTTGTGGGATGTGCCTCACAGGTTTTccttgttgtttcctttgctggcacAGAGTTTGCCCTCCTTCTGGTGATGTCCTATGACCGCTATGCTGCCATCTGCTGTCCTCTGCACTATGAGGCCATCATGAATAGAGGTGCCTGTATGCAGATGGTGACAACATCATGGTTCAGTGGGTTTGTCTATGGATCCATTCATGTTGCAGGTacattttctgtccatttctgtgggcCAAACATAGTGCATCAATTTTTCTGTGACATTCCATCATTGCTTACACTTGCTTGTTCTGGGGAGCAAATTCTAGAATATGTGCTTATtattgttagtttttgttttgtttttgtatgttttactTTCATGGTTGCTTCCTATGTTTTTATTGTGTCCACTGTCCTAAGAATTCCTTCTCCACAAGGcagatttagaacattttcaacCTGCATGCCTCATCTAACAGTGGTAAGCATGTTCCTCTCTTCCGTATATATTGCACATTTAGGTTTAAACTCAAAATCCCCATCATCACTGAATGTCTTTATGTCTGTACTATATTCCCTGTTACCTCCAAGCCTGAATCCTGTCATTTACAGCCTGAGAAATAGAGACATGAGAGTGGTCCTTTGGAAATTTTTTGGTGAAAAAGTGACACTGagtatataa